Genomic DNA from Schistosoma haematobium chromosome 1, whole genome shotgun sequence:
AAAAAACATgtactaataataaaattaatgaaaataataaaacaactaATAAAATCAAATCAGGAGAACATTTACAACAGTTTAGACTTATTTCAGCATTGAATAATTTACGATTAGCTGTAGATAAACAAGCTAAATTACAATCATTACTTAGTGATTATAAACATAAAGATAAAAGTCAAGATTCTAGAATATTGTCGAAATTATtaacagttgaagaatataatCCTACACCTGATGATACAACTAATCAAACTAGTAATCTATCAGAcgtaataacaacaacaacagataataaaaatgatacgaaaagaaatattgaatttgaaattgaacaaaaagatGAAACTACAAGTCCTACTAGTAAAACAATTCAATCTAAAGTGACATATAGATCGTCGAAAAAACCATGTCAACATAATACAACAGATATACCTATATCTTTAACAGATAAAGATATGATAGCATTTCGAAGAAATGAACGTTTatcaaaaagaaaagagaaagtaAGTTataattgtgaaatattttttctattctatgaaaagaatttgttttatattagaTTTTAATAAGAATATGAATATCATACTTGATAAAAATGAAACTAAATTTGTAAATTGCACTTTCCAGAGTGTTTTCCATATAACTGGTTACAGAAAGACCATTCATGTGTCTTACATCTACCCATGGGTTCGCTGAAATGTTTTCGATTTCTTTGATCCTCAACTTCTAATTGTTTCTGATAGAAAGCAatctcaatggttaagatcatgagtcagttgaagctagaccaccatggaaaacctggaagcactggacggccatttcgtcctattgtgagactcctcagcagtgcgcatccacgatcctgcaccctgcgagattcgaactcaggacctgctggttttgcgcgcgagcacttaaccactagaccactgagccggccggcacccaacagtgttaatgtctaacttcagctaatccacgaaattgagcgacacattcaccattgtcttcagtgagttactatctcacaacacacCTGGTTTGTGATGTAGATATTTTGCTGATTCAAATTTCGATGCATGTTGCTAGAGGCTTAGAATGATCAGTTTCCTATAGATCCATACCAATTCCATAGTTATTTTTAAGTTATGCACTTTTCCAATAGAAAATGAAATGTTATCGCATAACTGACCTCTAATCCCTGATATCAATATGGATCTTTTTTTTGTATGTCACGTTGTTTATCGAATAAAGGTCATTTCATGCCCGTATTCATCAACAGATTAGTTAGAAAGAAGAAAATGGATCGACCACTTTTCATTATCCAATCGTATTAAAACATTCACAATCTAAACTGAAATTTATATAACCAAAATTTGTTTCCATTATTGATCGATTTCTGTTTTCTTCCGATATTGTATGTATgattaaaaatgtaattttttaaAGGATAAAACAATTGGAAGGTGTTTAATGGATTTTGTGTTTTCGTTTAAAAACGCATTGGTTATCCGAGCAGATGCCTTAAAATTAATTAAAGGGGATATTTATAGATAGAGAAGTTGACAACATATGACGAAAGACATTAGTCACAATGTCATTTACTTCATTCTTTTAAGGTTTTTGTAATTTACATGATAAACGCTAAATTTTTGTGTTGAATTAATAATCAGGAACTGTCTTAATAATAAGCGCCTAGCTAATTTACCTCTTAAAATTAACACATTAAATCTATTTGTTGAAAAAGTGCTATTTTACGTTGAAGTATATTATGCTTAAGTGAAAGAAGTACTGTCGGAGCGAGTACTATATCAAGTCCACTACTCTGGAGAGattaatctattcattcttcttgagccACATTTTTGCCCAGTCACTTATTCGCCTATCAACCTTAACTATctttatgtaagcgtatgtgtgtgcatttcttatcttactatCGAATGTTTTTGGTCTGaccataaa
This window encodes:
- a CDS encoding hypothetical protein (EggNog:ENOG41KOG0987~COG:D), giving the protein MSLNFNKLFLQDILSRRESPHALDLNEENLKIQEESEYSAEDNDDNDADEYDDEDNESDDRFTEDNNNNNDNNEYSYYTDEKTCTNNKINENNKTTNKIKSGEHLQQFRLISALNNLRLAVDKQAKLQSLLSDYKHKDKSQDSRILSKLLTVEEYNPTPDDTTNQTSNLSDVITTTTDNKNDTKRNIEFEIEQKDETTSPTSKTIQSKVTYRSSKKPCQHNTTDIPISLTDKDMIAFRRNERLSKRKEKVSVQIRVVFLKIGEIDTLKEIYHADAFIQAKWREPRLDGKTDEPRWKVFTSTKM